A genomic window from Candidatus Denitrolinea symbiosum includes:
- a CDS encoding DNA-binding transcriptional regulator, GntR family, producing the protein MSTRQSLRNETFESLHKRVIAGEIRPGEWLRQEDIASSLGVSMTPVREALDMLVASGLAERVPYRGVRVLELTHAEMLDAYGLRLVLEPLGAALASEAATRLQVQEAKRILDETSNLVRLEDMSRLREASRRFHASIVAMSGSPLLARLYEMAAAKFPDWMLYEAMFRHPEALTESLRREQAEHRAILEAVEGRDPAAARRAARGHILTIGKDLQNYLGIPRELIQQKERQFSVQRSESRMVQSPNGLAPSRPSDHRTTRP; encoded by the coding sequence ATGTCCACCCGCCAGTCCCTGCGCAACGAGACCTTCGAATCGCTCCACAAGCGCGTCATCGCGGGGGAGATCCGTCCCGGCGAGTGGCTGAGACAGGAGGACATCGCCTCGTCGCTTGGCGTCAGCATGACGCCCGTCCGCGAGGCGCTGGACATGCTGGTGGCCTCGGGGCTGGCAGAACGCGTCCCCTATCGCGGCGTGCGCGTGCTCGAACTGACCCACGCCGAGATGCTCGACGCCTATGGATTGCGCCTCGTCCTTGAACCTTTGGGGGCCGCGCTCGCGTCCGAAGCCGCGACCCGGCTCCAGGTCCAGGAAGCGAAGCGGATCCTCGACGAAACCTCCAACCTCGTCCGCCTCGAAGACATGTCCCGGCTGCGCGAGGCCTCCCGTCGGTTCCACGCGTCCATCGTCGCCATGAGCGGAAGTCCGCTGCTGGCGCGTCTCTATGAAATGGCGGCGGCCAAATTTCCCGATTGGATGCTCTACGAAGCCATGTTCCGTCATCCCGAAGCGTTGACCGAAAGCCTGCGCCGCGAGCAGGCCGAACACCGCGCCATCCTCGAAGCCGTCGAGGGACGCGACCCCGCGGCCGCGCGGCGCGCGGCGCGCGGCCACATCCTCACCATCGGAAAGGACCTTCAAAATTATCTGGGAATACCGCGTGAACTCATCCAACAGAAGGAACGGCAATTTTCAGTCCAGCGTTCTGAAAGTCGAATGGTCCAATCGCCGAACGGTCTTGCCCCTTCGCGGCCATCCGACCATCGGACTACCAGACCATAG
- a CDS encoding DNA-binding protein, which yields MSDPTNPLEWVKYAEEDWRSAHRLLRGSRPSTVNSCFHSQQSAEKYLKAMLVSRKAYFPKTHDLSALNTICIENGILTSFSTALLTVLSDYAVATRYPGEMPTVEDAKEAIEIAKSVRKFARGWFGLK from the coding sequence ATGAGCGATCCAACTAACCCGTTGGAATGGGTGAAATACGCTGAAGAAGATTGGCGCTCAGCGCATAGACTTCTACGAGGAAGCAGACCTTCCACGGTAAATTCCTGCTTTCATTCACAGCAATCCGCGGAGAAGTATCTCAAAGCCATGCTGGTTTCAAGAAAGGCGTATTTTCCAAAGACCCACGACCTTTCTGCGTTAAATACGATCTGCATCGAAAACGGAATCCTGACAAGTTTTTCCACCGCGCTGCTGACCGTTCTAAGCGATTATGCGGTTGCGACACGATATCCTGGGGAAATGCCGACAGTGGAAGATGCCAAAGAAGCCATTGAAATTGCAAAATCTGTTCGTAAATTTGCCCGGGGTTGGTTTGGACTGAAATAA
- a CDS encoding manganese-dependent inorganic pyrophosphatase, which translates to MTDLIHVIGHVNPDTDSIASAMGYAWLLRERDGANAVAARAGALNPQTAWVLKTLGLDAPVLLTDASPRFESVMKRLDTLAPNAQLGAAWTLASKTGGLAPIVGEDGKPYGIVNGLSLFNYFANVLGPRPGDATVREMMSAPCKDAADTSVPKYTAGAHIRDSLNRILRDDYNDYWIVDEDGRYLGIARQRDALNPPRLKIILVDHNEPRQAIAALEEAELLEILDHHRLGNPHTHAPIRFTVDIVGSTSTLVTEQAAEAGLSMPPALAGALLAGLLADTLILTSPTATPRDKDAAKRLARWAFAGGSPLAGETVQTYGQKVLSAGAGLSNRKPAEVVSTDIKSFEAGGFKFAVAQAEVTDLLQLGEYLAPLASALDALKDKRGLDFAILLITDVVRGTSRLILTSSAPPILNDLPYPPLPDGTRDAQGVVSRKKQLLPVLLGLLER; encoded by the coding sequence ATGACAGACCTCATCCACGTCATCGGTCACGTCAACCCCGACACCGACTCCATCGCCTCGGCGATGGGCTACGCCTGGCTGCTGCGCGAACGCGACGGGGCGAACGCGGTCGCGGCGCGCGCCGGCGCGCTCAATCCGCAAACCGCCTGGGTGTTGAAGACGCTCGGCCTCGACGCGCCCGTGCTGCTCACCGACGCCTCGCCGCGTTTCGAATCCGTGATGAAGCGGCTCGACACGCTCGCGCCCAATGCCCAACTCGGCGCGGCGTGGACGCTCGCCAGCAAAACGGGCGGCCTCGCCCCCATCGTCGGCGAAGACGGCAAACCCTACGGCATCGTCAACGGGCTCAGCCTCTTCAACTACTTCGCCAACGTGCTGGGCCCGCGCCCGGGCGACGCCACCGTGCGCGAGATGATGTCCGCGCCGTGCAAAGACGCGGCCGACACCAGCGTCCCGAAATATACGGCGGGCGCGCACATCCGCGATTCGCTCAACCGCATCCTGCGCGACGACTACAACGACTACTGGATCGTGGACGAAGACGGACGCTACCTCGGCATCGCCCGCCAACGCGACGCGCTCAACCCGCCGCGCCTCAAGATCATCCTCGTGGACCACAACGAGCCGCGCCAGGCCATCGCCGCGCTCGAGGAAGCCGAACTGCTCGAGATCCTCGACCACCACCGCCTCGGCAACCCGCACACCCACGCGCCGATCCGCTTCACGGTGGACATCGTCGGCTCGACCTCCACGCTCGTGACAGAACAGGCCGCCGAAGCGGGACTCTCCATGCCTCCCGCCCTCGCGGGGGCGCTTCTCGCGGGACTTCTGGCGGACACCCTTATCCTGACCTCGCCCACCGCCACGCCGCGCGACAAAGACGCCGCTAAACGGCTGGCGCGCTGGGCCTTCGCGGGCGGAAGTCCGCTGGCGGGCGAGACTGTCCAAACCTACGGGCAGAAAGTCCTCTCGGCGGGCGCGGGACTCTCCAACCGCAAACCCGCGGAAGTCGTCAGCACGGACATCAAATCCTTCGAGGCGGGCGGGTTCAAATTCGCGGTGGCGCAGGCCGAAGTGACCGACCTCCTGCAACTCGGCGAATATCTCGCCCCGCTCGCGTCCGCGCTCGACGCGCTCAAGGACAAGCGCGGGTTGGACTTCGCCATCCTCCTCATCACCGACGTGGTGCGCGGCACGAGCCGCCTCATCCTGACCTCGTCCGCGCCGCCCATCCTCAACGACCTGCCCTACCCGCCCCTCCCCGACGGGACGCGCGACGCGCAGGGCGTGGTCTCCCGAAAAAAGCAGTTGCTGCCCGTGCTGCTGGGACTGCTGGAACGCTGA
- a CDS encoding xanthine dehydrogenase, producing MNLTLHINGVDHEIEAPVHTTLLSALRGLGFHGVKFGDEHGLSGSDTVLLDGRPVNAGSMLAAQAEGHKVATIEALGEHPEQGWKLTDGLHPLQKAFVENGAIQCGYCTPAQILAAKSLLDRNPNPTEDEVREAISGVLCRCTGYLKPVQAVLKAAAVMRGEEPVNWDLVSWGDQSTNLPTADLPNADLPTDSATVLLTKPRVVVTPESKTWQTVGKPEIKVDAVKLVQGKPAFAADLEKRGLLHAKVLHSPHAHARIKRIDARRARELEGVAAVLTWQDIPRVVYSTAGQSDPIPGPLDSFSLDNKVRFVGDRVAFVAAETPGIAEQALALIEVEYEILPAILDSREAMTSPTRIHDEPEYVNFADSHPEKNLAAEIRIDIGDVEKGFAEADEIFEAEYSVPKVQQVSIEPHVCVTYWDEDDRLVIRTSTQVPFHARRQLAPVLGLPVKRIRVIKPRIGGGFGGKQEVLIEDVAAHLTIATKRPVIYEYTREEEFIAARSRHPMRIRMKTGVKRDGTITANEMYALSDTGAYGCHALTVTGNTGHKAMALYVGDGEYRKSPNIRFYADVVYTNTPPAGAFRGYGVPQGYWPLDRHLEKIARAMDFDPIEFRLKNVIRPGEFHPFSTAWNEGREPRPEIIHTVGLEQCVAQGRAAIGWDDKFGNESWRNAGHGTSNAKRKGIGVALVMQGTAIPYLDMGGASIKMNDDGSFNLLVGATDLGTGSDTVLAQMAAEVLGVPVDDIICYSSDTDFTPFDKGAYASSTTYISGAAATKAAQICAERIKIRAAKMLGESEPSNIRLANRQAVAPDGKSVSLAEVALDTLHRSEQEQIMGVASHVSPSSPPPFAAQFAEVTVDTETGAVTVDKLVMAVDSGVIVNPLTASGQIEGGMTQALGYAVCEEMRYDEKGRALERDLDRYHVFRADEMPELETIFVETFEPTHPFGVKAVAEIPMDGVAPAVGNAVFDAVGVDVDDNPITPEKVWKALRSK from the coding sequence ATGAACCTCACTCTCCATATCAACGGCGTTGACCACGAAATCGAAGCGCCCGTCCATACCACACTCCTCTCCGCCCTGCGCGGACTCGGCTTCCACGGTGTGAAATTCGGCGACGAACACGGCTTGAGCGGTTCGGACACCGTCCTGCTGGATGGACGCCCCGTCAACGCGGGATCCATGCTGGCCGCGCAAGCCGAAGGTCACAAGGTCGCCACCATCGAAGCGCTCGGCGAGCATCCCGAACAGGGCTGGAAACTCACCGACGGGCTTCATCCCCTGCAGAAAGCCTTCGTCGAAAACGGCGCGATCCAATGCGGATATTGCACGCCCGCGCAAATCCTCGCCGCGAAGTCGCTGCTCGACAGGAATCCGAATCCCACCGAGGATGAAGTCCGCGAGGCGATTTCGGGCGTGCTGTGCCGCTGTACGGGCTATCTCAAACCCGTGCAAGCCGTGTTGAAAGCGGCGGCGGTCATGCGCGGCGAAGAACCCGTGAATTGGGACCTGGTGAGTTGGGGCGATCAATCCACCAACCTGCCGACTGCCGACCTGCCAAACGCCGATTTGCCGACCGACTCAGCCACCGTCCTGCTGACCAAACCCAGAGTCGTCGTCACGCCCGAGTCGAAAACCTGGCAGACCGTCGGCAAGCCCGAGATCAAAGTGGACGCGGTCAAGTTGGTGCAGGGCAAACCCGCCTTCGCCGCGGACCTCGAAAAGCGCGGACTGCTCCACGCCAAAGTGTTGCACTCGCCGCACGCCCACGCCCGCATCAAGCGGATAGACGCTCGCCGCGCGCGTGAACTTGAAGGGGTCGCGGCGGTATTGACCTGGCAGGACATCCCGCGCGTCGTCTACTCCACCGCGGGGCAGTCCGACCCGATCCCCGGTCCGCTGGACTCGTTCTCGCTGGACAACAAAGTCCGCTTCGTGGGCGACCGCGTTGCGTTCGTCGCGGCGGAGACGCCGGGGATCGCGGAGCAGGCGCTGGCGTTGATCGAAGTCGAATATGAGATCCTGCCCGCCATCCTGGATTCGCGCGAGGCGATGACCAGCCCGACGCGAATCCACGACGAGCCGGAGTACGTCAACTTCGCCGATTCGCATCCAGAGAAAAATCTCGCCGCCGAGATCCGCATTGACATCGGCGACGTCGAAAAGGGATTCGCCGAAGCGGATGAAATTTTCGAAGCCGAATACAGCGTGCCGAAAGTCCAGCAAGTCTCGATCGAACCGCACGTCTGCGTCACGTATTGGGACGAGGACGACCGCCTCGTGATTCGCACGTCCACGCAGGTGCCGTTCCACGCGCGGCGTCAACTCGCCCCCGTGCTGGGACTGCCCGTCAAACGCATCCGCGTGATCAAGCCGCGCATCGGCGGCGGATTCGGCGGCAAACAGGAAGTGTTGATCGAGGACGTGGCCGCGCACCTGACCATCGCCACCAAACGCCCGGTGATCTACGAGTACACGCGCGAGGAGGAATTCATCGCGGCGCGCTCGCGCCATCCCATGCGGATCAGGATGAAGACGGGCGTGAAACGCGACGGGACGATCACCGCCAACGAAATGTACGCGCTTTCGGACACGGGCGCGTACGGCTGCCACGCGTTGACCGTAACCGGCAACACCGGCCACAAAGCCATGGCGTTGTACGTCGGCGACGGCGAATATCGCAAATCGCCGAACATCCGCTTCTACGCCGACGTGGTCTACACCAACACCCCGCCCGCGGGCGCGTTCCGCGGTTACGGCGTCCCGCAGGGCTATTGGCCGCTCGACCGCCATTTGGAAAAAATCGCGCGGGCGATGGACTTCGACCCCATCGAGTTCCGCCTGAAGAACGTGATTCGGCCGGGCGAATTCCATCCCTTCAGCACGGCGTGGAACGAGGGCCGCGAGCCGCGTCCCGAGATCATCCACACGGTTGGACTGGAACAATGCGTCGCGCAGGGCCGCGCCGCGATCGGCTGGGACGACAAATTTGGAAACGAGTCCTGGCGCAACGCCGGGCATGGAACGTCGAACGCGAAACGCAAAGGCATCGGCGTCGCGCTCGTCATGCAAGGCACAGCCATTCCCTACCTCGACATGGGCGGCGCGTCCATCAAGATGAACGACGACGGCTCCTTCAATCTCCTCGTCGGCGCGACCGACCTCGGCACCGGCTCGGACACCGTCCTGGCGCAGATGGCCGCCGAAGTGTTGGGCGTGCCGGTGGACGACATCATCTGCTACTCATCCGACACAGACTTCACGCCATTCGACAAGGGCGCGTACGCGTCCTCGACAACCTACATCTCCGGCGCGGCCGCGACCAAAGCCGCGCAAATCTGCGCCGAGCGGATCAAAATCCGCGCCGCGAAGATGCTGGGAGAATCCGAGCCGTCGAACATCCGACTGGCGAATCGCCAGGCGGTCGCGCCGGACGGGAAATCGGTCTCGCTCGCCGAGGTCGCGCTGGACACGCTGCACAGAAGCGAGCAGGAACAGATCATGGGCGTGGCTTCGCACGTCTCGCCGTCCTCGCCGCCGCCGTTCGCGGCCCAGTTCGCCGAAGTGACCGTGGACACCGAGACCGGCGCGGTCACCGTGGACAAACTCGTCATGGCGGTGGACTCGGGCGTGATCGTCAACCCGCTCACCGCCTCGGGACAGATCGAAGGCGGCATGACTCAGGCCCTCGGCTACGCGGTCTGCGAGGAGATGCGCTACGACGAAAAGGGACGCGCCCTCGAACGCGACCTCGACCGCTACCACGTCTTCCGCGCCGACGAGATGCCCGAACTGGAGACCATCTTCGTGGAGACCTTCGAGCCGACGCACCCGTTTGGCGTCAAGGCGGTGGCGGAGATCCCGATGGACGGCGTCGCGCCCGCGGTGGGCAACGCGGTCTTCGACGCGGTCGGCGTGGACGTGGACGACAACCCGATCACGCCCGAGAAAGTGTGGAAGGCGCTCCGCTCGAAATAA